One Haloplanus vescus DNA window includes the following coding sequences:
- a CDS encoding redox-regulated ATPase YchF has protein sequence MSYSIGLVGKPSVGKSTFFNAATMNDVPEGAYPFTTIDPSVGEAYVRVECAAPEFDETCTPSVGYCDDGTRFVPAKLVDVAGLIPGAHEGKGLGNQFLSDLNEADVLVHVVDFSGKTDSKGEQTEGHDPRDDIDFLEDELDQWYLGVLEKGIERFETKYHGADASIESDLAEQMSAFRTNEDEIKQIILAEGLDLDPETWDEADRESLAREIRKRTKPMVIAANKIDDPAAKENFEAVTDDPDYDHLTFVPTSAHAEKALKTAEEAGQIEYTPGADDFDIVADVSAEQEAGLDQIRSLLDDFGGTGVQASLEAALFDALDLIAVFPGSDDGSTSEKGSFRDCFLLPAGSTTQDFANHIHTDLGDGLLHGIDCRSSRQIGGGHELEDRDVIELVTTT, from the coding sequence ATGAGCTACTCCATCGGTCTGGTCGGCAAGCCCTCCGTGGGCAAGTCGACGTTCTTCAACGCGGCGACGATGAACGACGTTCCCGAGGGGGCGTATCCGTTCACGACCATCGACCCGAGCGTCGGCGAGGCGTACGTTCGCGTCGAGTGTGCGGCCCCGGAGTTCGACGAGACGTGTACGCCGAGCGTCGGCTACTGCGACGACGGGACCCGCTTCGTCCCCGCGAAACTCGTCGACGTGGCCGGGTTGATTCCGGGCGCTCACGAGGGGAAGGGCCTCGGCAACCAGTTCTTGAGCGACCTCAACGAGGCGGACGTGTTGGTCCACGTCGTCGACTTCTCGGGCAAGACCGACAGCAAGGGCGAACAGACCGAGGGTCACGACCCGCGCGACGACATCGACTTCCTCGAAGACGAACTCGACCAGTGGTATCTCGGCGTGCTGGAGAAGGGTATCGAGCGCTTCGAGACGAAGTACCACGGTGCGGACGCGAGCATTGAGTCCGACCTCGCCGAGCAGATGAGCGCCTTCCGGACGAACGAAGACGAGATCAAGCAGATCATCCTCGCGGAGGGACTCGACCTCGACCCCGAGACGTGGGACGAGGCCGACCGCGAGTCGCTCGCCCGCGAGATTCGCAAGCGAACGAAGCCGATGGTCATCGCCGCGAACAAGATAGACGACCCGGCGGCCAAGGAGAACTTCGAGGCCGTGACCGACGACCCCGACTACGACCACCTGACGTTCGTGCCGACGAGCGCGCACGCGGAGAAGGCCCTGAAGACGGCCGAAGAGGCGGGCCAAATCGAGTACACGCCCGGAGCCGACGACTTCGACATTGTCGCCGACGTGAGCGCCGAACAGGAGGCGGGTCTCGACCAGATTCGGTCGCTCCTCGACGACTTCGGCGGGACGGGCGTGCAGGCGTCGCTGGAGGCGGCGCTGTTCGACGCCCTCGACCTCATCGCGGTGTTCCCGGGGAGCGACGACGGGTCGACCTCGGAGAAGGGCTCGTTCCGCGATTGTTTCCTCTTGCCCGCGGGGTCGACGACGCAGGACTTTGCGAACCACATCCACACGGACCTTGGCGACGGGTTGCTCCACGGCATCGACTGCCGGTCCTCGCGCCAGATTGGCGGCGGCCACGAACTCGAGGACCGCGACGTCATTGAACTCGTGACGACGACTTAG
- a CDS encoding CinA family protein, with protein sequence MSTDTEDGIERRIGDRLRERDETVAVAESLTGGLVGSLLTDVPGSSDYFDRSIVTYSNDAKLDALRVSRESLDDHGAVSAPVAREMARGVRDDAETTWGVATTGIAGPSGGTEEKPVGLVFVGVAYAAPWGSGDSFARAERRVFDGDRSTVKSESARWALRTLDDVMD encoded by the coding sequence ATGTCCACCGATACCGAGGACGGAATCGAGCGCCGAATCGGCGACCGACTCCGCGAACGCGACGAGACAGTCGCCGTCGCCGAATCGCTCACCGGCGGCCTCGTCGGCTCCCTCCTCACCGACGTGCCCGGGTCCAGCGACTACTTCGACCGGAGCATCGTGACCTACTCGAACGACGCCAAACTCGACGCGCTCCGTGTCAGTCGCGAATCGCTCGACGACCACGGCGCCGTCTCCGCGCCCGTCGCCCGCGAGATGGCGCGCGGCGTCCGCGACGACGCCGAGACGACGTGGGGCGTCGCCACTACGGGCATCGCCGGGCCAAGCGGCGGCACCGAGGAGAAACCAGTCGGCCTCGTCTTCGTCGGCGTCGCCTACGCCGCCCCGTGGGGGAGCGGCGACTCCTTCGCCCGCGCGGAGCGCCGCGTCTTCGACGGCGACCGCTCGACGGTCAAATCCGAGAGCGCCCGGTGGGCGCTTCGCACCCTCGACGACGTGATGGACTAA
- a CDS encoding NAD(P)-dependent oxidoreductase: MADETIAFVGLGIMGGPMAKNLLDAGYTVVGHNRSQGPVDEHVEAGGEAAETPKEAAERADVTIMCLPDHDVVAEVMRKDDGVLAGLSEGDVVIDNSTISPMVTEELAEEVRERGAHMLDAPISGGEEGAIEAELSIMVGGDEDVLERCRPILDVMGETVTHCGDNGAGQVTKACNQIVVAGTMQAVSEALVFAYQADADLEAVVDAISGGAAGCWALDNRAPSMIQGDFDPGFFADYQYKDLRIATDAGEAYQSPMPQTELVHEMYKSMVATGRGKDDNSGVMQVIEDMAGVEARVED, encoded by the coding sequence ATGGCAGACGAAACAATCGCTTTCGTCGGACTCGGAATTATGGGTGGACCGATGGCGAAGAACCTGCTGGATGCGGGCTACACCGTCGTCGGCCACAACCGCTCGCAGGGACCGGTCGACGAACACGTCGAAGCGGGTGGCGAGGCGGCCGAGACGCCGAAAGAGGCCGCCGAGCGGGCCGACGTGACCATCATGTGTCTGCCCGACCACGACGTGGTCGCCGAGGTAATGCGCAAGGACGACGGCGTCCTCGCCGGCCTGAGCGAGGGCGACGTGGTCATCGACAACTCCACCATCTCGCCCATGGTCACCGAGGAACTGGCCGAGGAGGTCCGAGAGCGCGGCGCCCACATGCTCGACGCCCCCATCAGCGGCGGCGAAGAGGGTGCCATTGAGGCGGAGCTCTCGATTATGGTCGGTGGCGACGAGGACGTGCTGGAACGCTGTCGCCCGATTCTCGACGTGATGGGCGAGACCGTCACCCACTGTGGCGACAACGGGGCCGGGCAGGTCACGAAGGCCTGTAACCAAATCGTCGTCGCGGGGACGATGCAGGCCGTTAGCGAGGCCCTCGTCTTCGCGTATCAGGCCGACGCCGACCTTGAGGCTGTCGTCGACGCCATCAGCGGCGGTGCCGCGGGCTGTTGGGCGCTCGACAACCGCGCGCCGAGCATGATTCAAGGCGACTTCGACCCCGGCTTCTTCGCCGACTACCAATACAAGGACCTGCGCATCGCGACCGACGCGGGCGAGGCCTACCAGTCGCCGATGCCCCAGACCGAACTCGTCCACGAGATGTACAAGTCGATGGTCGCCACCGGCCGTGGCAAGGACGACAACTCCGGCGTGATGCAGGTCATCGAGGACATGGCGGGTGTCGAAGCGCGCGTTGAGGACTGA
- a CDS encoding VOC family protein, producing the protein MDAVDHINIDVDDLHEAHEFYEDVLDLDLLRPPEDFKGAHVMFETGAGTVVTLMETGRAEKWNEKDPAHPLDKAHIAFETDRDTYQSLMDELEGQFPKQGPYDWGEFEGFYFLDPSGNLLEIVTYDPAPADRERRLMDHDDVE; encoded by the coding sequence ATGGACGCCGTCGACCACATCAACATCGACGTGGACGACCTCCACGAAGCACACGAGTTCTACGAAGACGTCCTCGACCTGGACCTCCTCCGCCCGCCGGAGGACTTCAAGGGCGCACACGTCATGTTCGAGACGGGCGCCGGCACCGTCGTCACCCTCATGGAGACGGGCCGCGCCGAGAAGTGGAACGAGAAGGACCCCGCTCACCCACTCGACAAGGCCCACATCGCGTTCGAGACCGACCGCGACACCTACCAGTCGCTGATGGACGAGTTAGAGGGCCAGTTCCCGAAACAGGGCCCCTACGACTGGGGCGAGTTCGAGGGCTTCTACTTCCTCGATCCCTCCGGCAATCTCCTCGAAATCGTGACCTACGACCCCGCACCGGCGGACCGCGAGCGACGCCTCATGGACCACGACGACGTGGAGTGA
- a CDS encoding aldehyde ferredoxin oxidoreductase family protein — MRHAQGPLLSIDVGARESRVESIDAARKAFVGGRGLGTRLAYERIPFDADPFGAENRLVFTAGPLQTATTSFAGRLSCTGLSPLTDGLLSSNAGGFLSDNFVATGYSAVEIAGASDDPLAVHVRDDGVTFESVPELAGEPVSAVSSWVRERHGLDESHVACVGPAGENRVRFAAIMTSDHRAFARGGLGAVLGSKGVKVLTFDGDATPGPDLDAAASEVARAVHRDAAESDHVMKSQGTPSLTAFANEADALPTRYFSEQSFEGADALSGDAVAEKKQGRGTCSRCAFACKLPTADEATGIETEGPEFETLMAFGSNAGVDDLPAVMEANDRCDELGLDTISCGDVVSAYLAAEDAFGDADLVHDLIERIAHREGVGDLLAEGIARCHDDLGVPDWTMKGMEFAAHDGRALAGQALAFATSNRGADHLYGGMYVYEYPLVDREDALPADTLDGKAAALVDSENHNAALDSAIACRFSRGTLTDERLQTLLDASPDELDALGARIVDLERGFNNRRGRDRRDDEALPYGVDGLDAALDAYYERRGWRADGTVSEERCGRLVGG, encoded by the coding sequence ATGCGACACGCACAGGGTCCCCTGCTCTCCATCGACGTCGGCGCGCGCGAATCGCGGGTCGAATCTATCGACGCGGCGCGCAAGGCGTTCGTCGGCGGACGTGGCCTCGGGACGCGACTGGCCTACGAGCGGATTCCGTTCGACGCCGACCCGTTCGGCGCCGAGAACCGCCTCGTGTTCACAGCGGGACCGCTCCAGACGGCGACGACGAGTTTCGCTGGCCGCCTCTCGTGTACGGGTCTTTCCCCACTGACCGACGGGTTGCTGTCCTCGAACGCCGGGGGCTTCCTCTCCGATAACTTCGTCGCGACGGGCTATTCGGCGGTCGAAATCGCGGGCGCGAGCGACGACCCCCTCGCTGTCCACGTCCGTGACGACGGCGTCACGTTCGAGTCCGTCCCCGAACTGGCCGGGGAGCCGGTTTCCGCGGTGTCGTCGTGGGTCCGCGAGCGACACGGCCTCGACGAGAGCCACGTCGCCTGCGTCGGCCCGGCGGGCGAGAATCGCGTTCGCTTCGCGGCCATCATGACCAGCGACCACCGGGCGTTCGCGCGCGGCGGCCTCGGCGCGGTACTCGGTTCGAAGGGGGTGAAGGTGCTGACCTTCGACGGCGACGCGACGCCCGGCCCGGACCTGGACGCCGCGGCGAGCGAGGTTGCGCGCGCGGTCCACCGCGACGCCGCCGAGAGCGACCACGTCATGAAATCGCAGGGGACCCCAAGTCTCACGGCGTTCGCGAACGAGGCGGACGCCCTCCCCACGCGCTATTTCTCCGAGCAGTCGTTCGAGGGGGCCGACGCCCTGAGCGGCGACGCTGTCGCCGAGAAAAAGCAGGGTCGGGGGACGTGCTCGCGGTGTGCCTTCGCCTGCAAACTCCCGACTGCCGACGAGGCGACGGGTATCGAGACGGAGGGTCCGGAGTTCGAGACGCTGATGGCCTTCGGCAGCAACGCGGGTGTCGACGACCTGCCCGCGGTGATGGAGGCAAACGACCGGTGTGACGAACTCGGTCTCGACACCATCTCGTGTGGCGACGTGGTGTCGGCGTATCTCGCCGCGGAGGACGCCTTCGGCGACGCCGACCTGGTCCACGACCTCATCGAGCGCATCGCCCACCGCGAGGGGGTCGGTGACCTGTTGGCGGAGGGTATCGCTCGCTGTCACGACGACCTCGGCGTCCCGGACTGGACGATGAAGGGGATGGAGTTCGCCGCCCACGACGGGCGCGCACTCGCGGGGCAGGCACTCGCCTTCGCCACCTCGAACCGCGGCGCCGACCACCTCTACGGCGGGATGTACGTCTACGAGTATCCGCTCGTCGACCGCGAGGACGCCCTCCCGGCCGATACGCTCGACGGCAAGGCGGCGGCGCTGGTCGACTCGGAGAACCACAACGCGGCGCTGGATTCGGCCATCGCCTGCCGGTTCTCGCGCGGGACGCTGACCGACGAGCGACTGCAGACGCTCTTGGACGCCAGTCCGGACGAGTTGGACGCACTCGGCGCTCGCATCGTCGACTTGGAGCGTGGCTTCAACAACCGCCGCGGGCGGGACCGCCGCGACGACGAAGCGCTCCCCTACGGCGTCGACGGGTTGGACGCGGCGCTGGACGCGTACTACGAACGGCGTGGGTGGCGAGCCGACGGGACGGTCTCAGAAGAGCGGTGTGGTCGACTCGTCGGTGGCTGA
- a CDS encoding cupin domain-containing protein, producing the protein MRRINDERAESEEVASGVYLADLAAGERASMKHWRVEPGSTLPVHRHDNEQIGYMIQGTLTAITDDEEITLEPGDSYLFTAGELHGAENRGDVPAVGIGVLSPPRSDPDWKQS; encoded by the coding sequence ATGAGGCGGATCAACGACGAGCGGGCAGAGAGCGAGGAAGTCGCGTCGGGCGTGTATCTCGCCGACCTCGCGGCCGGCGAGCGCGCTTCGATGAAACACTGGCGAGTCGAACCCGGGTCGACCCTTCCCGTCCATCGGCACGATAACGAGCAAATCGGCTACATGATTCAGGGGACGCTCACGGCAATCACAGACGACGAAGAGATAACGCTCGAACCGGGCGATTCGTATCTGTTTACCGCCGGCGAACTACACGGTGCCGAGAACCGCGGCGACGTACCCGCAGTCGGTATCGGCGTCCTCTCACCGCCCCGCTCCGACCCGGACTGGAAACAGTCCTAA
- a CDS encoding ABC transporter substrate-binding protein, translating into MCMSGTETIRVFHLPFSFMLPQRVAAERGYFADEGLDVELIERDRTCVTNKYIPAEETLTDDNDVDLYPICKWESLKRTWEFDDGRIVAKGTFADQPYAVFVRPDSDIEEPADLANEPVGVNLRTGQEYTAIRALEEHMDPDEVSIEGHGMPTDRLQALRDGDVEAVTLLDPHITLAEHLGFEKVLEFENHMGVVGAEALEGETLDAFMRAYRRAVETINADPDAYRDQYLDMLWKDETVAPDLFEDIDTDAVREDIDVPEYEVPELADREDLDYHLDWMKQRQLIDDDADIDAIVSPLR; encoded by the coding sequence ATGTGTATGTCTGGCACAGAGACGATCAGGGTGTTCCACCTGCCCTTCTCGTTCATGCTGCCCCAGCGTGTCGCTGCCGAACGTGGCTACTTCGCCGACGAAGGTCTGGACGTCGAGTTGATAGAGCGCGACCGGACCTGCGTGACGAACAAGTACATCCCCGCAGAGGAGACGCTTACCGATGACAACGACGTTGACCTCTACCCAATCTGCAAGTGGGAGAGTCTCAAGCGGACGTGGGAGTTCGACGACGGCCGCATCGTCGCCAAGGGGACCTTCGCCGACCAGCCCTACGCGGTGTTCGTTCGCCCCGACTCGGACATCGAAGAGCCGGCTGACCTCGCGAACGAACCCGTCGGCGTCAACCTGCGGACGGGACAGGAGTACACCGCGATTCGCGCTCTCGAAGAGCACATGGACCCCGACGAGGTGTCCATCGAGGGTCACGGGATGCCGACCGACCGACTGCAGGCGCTCCGCGACGGCGACGTCGAGGCCGTGACCCTGCTCGACCCGCACATCACCCTCGCCGAGCATCTCGGCTTCGAGAAGGTACTGGAGTTCGAGAACCACATGGGCGTCGTCGGCGCGGAAGCGCTCGAAGGCGAGACGCTCGACGCGTTCATGCGCGCGTATCGCCGCGCCGTCGAGACGATCAACGCCGACCCCGACGCCTACCGCGACCAGTATCTCGACATGCTCTGGAAAGACGAGACGGTCGCGCCCGACCTCTTCGAGGACATCGACACCGACGCCGTCCGCGAGGACATCGACGTGCCGGAGTACGAGGTGCCGGAACTCGCGGATCGCGAGGACCTCGACTACCACCTCGACTGGATGAAACAGCGCCAGTTGATCGACGACGACGCCGACATCGACGCCATCGTCTCGCCACTCCGCTGA
- a CDS encoding ABC transporter substrate-binding protein encodes MDRDHIEVQQAAFDEYHDDPGDRPVMRARFEHNGSPRYLLYTIKRFGLDHDHGFHLDVELVSDELESGMETIRDRLHEGDTDLVDTDYLSVARERADGAAIVAVHPYGRTVGGLVAHEDGDIDGLADLSGKRIGVTRRLDKNWILTRAACREFHDFDPDETATLVEADSRADLTRLIREGEVDAGFQFWPLVPELTRTGPFEEVLSVSTLVQRLSGAEEKVPIATFLTGESYLDAHPDAVSGFAAAAREATDRLRADDDLWTDIGDHLMQTDDPVVVRAVRDGWRDMAVRDWDSERIDAMRRLFDHLKTVAGADALGIEEIPDGTLRPAATEL; translated from the coding sequence GTGGACCGGGACCACATCGAGGTTCAGCAGGCCGCCTTCGACGAGTATCACGACGACCCGGGCGACCGGCCGGTGATGCGCGCCCGCTTCGAGCACAACGGCAGCCCTCGCTACCTGCTCTACACGATCAAGCGGTTCGGCCTCGACCACGACCACGGTTTCCACCTCGACGTCGAACTCGTCTCCGACGAGCTCGAGAGTGGGATGGAGACCATCAGGGACCGCCTCCACGAGGGCGACACCGACCTCGTCGACACCGACTACCTCTCGGTCGCGCGGGAACGCGCCGACGGGGCAGCAATCGTCGCCGTCCACCCCTACGGACGGACCGTCGGCGGTCTGGTCGCTCACGAGGACGGTGACATCGACGGCTTGGCGGACCTCTCGGGGAAGCGCATCGGGGTGACGCGCCGCCTCGACAAGAACTGGATACTGACGCGGGCGGCCTGCCGGGAGTTTCACGACTTCGACCCCGACGAGACGGCGACGCTCGTCGAGGCCGACTCTCGGGCGGACCTCACTCGACTGATTCGCGAGGGGGAGGTCGACGCCGGCTTCCAGTTCTGGCCGCTCGTGCCGGAGCTGACCCGCACCGGTCCCTTCGAGGAAGTGCTCTCGGTGTCGACGCTGGTCCAGCGACTCTCGGGGGCCGAGGAGAAGGTGCCAATCGCCACCTTCCTCACCGGGGAGTCGTATCTCGACGCGCATCCCGACGCAGTCAGCGGGTTCGCGGCGGCGGCGCGGGAGGCGACCGACCGCCTCCGGGCCGACGACGACCTCTGGACGGATATCGGCGACCACCTGATGCAGACCGACGACCCCGTCGTCGTCCGCGCGGTGCGTGACGGGTGGCGAGACATGGCCGTCCGCGACTGGGACTCGGAGCGCATCGACGCGATGCGTCGCCTGTTCGACCATCTGAAAACCGTCGCCGGCGCGGACGCCCTCGGCATCGAGGAGATTCCGGACGGGACGCTCCGTCCCGCCGCCACCGAATTATAA
- a CDS encoding ABC transporter substrate-binding protein, producing MSQDHVDVQQAALDEHHEDPGDLPEMRARFEHNGSPRYLLYTIKRFGFDRDHGFHLDVELVSDALEDGIETVEELLQEGHADLIDIDYISIARERAGGADIVAFHPYGRTVGGLVAPEDSDIDGLEDLSGKRIGVVRRLDKNWILTRAACREFHDFDPDETATPVEAGSKVELTRMIREGDVDAGFQFWQIIPEITETGPYENVLPVSELVQRLSKTDNKLPIAPFLTSGEYLDEQTETVRAFTDAYRDAVDKLVEDDEIWEEISEELMSYDDPEVMRAVRDGWRDMVVRDWDEDSIDGMYRLFDHLKAVAGADALGVEEIPEGTFEVDP from the coding sequence ATGAGTCAGGACCACGTCGACGTTCAGCAGGCGGCACTCGACGAGCACCACGAGGACCCGGGCGACTTGCCGGAGATGCGCGCCCGCTTCGAGCACAACGGCAGTCCGCGCTACCTGCTCTACACCATCAAGCGATTCGGCTTCGACCGTGACCACGGCTTCCACCTCGACGTCGAACTCGTCTCCGACGCGCTCGAAGACGGTATCGAGACGGTGGAGGAGCTGCTTCAGGAGGGCCACGCCGACCTCATCGACATCGACTACATCTCCATCGCCCGCGAGCGTGCGGGCGGGGCCGATATCGTCGCCTTCCACCCCTACGGGCGGACGGTCGGCGGCCTCGTCGCGCCCGAAGATAGCGACATCGACGGGCTAGAGGACCTCTCGGGCAAGCGCATCGGCGTCGTCCGCCGTCTCGACAAGAACTGGATTCTGACGCGGGCGGCCTGCCGGGAGTTTCACGACTTCGACCCCGACGAGACGGCGACGCCCGTCGAAGCCGGCTCGAAAGTCGAACTCACGCGGATGATTCGCGAGGGCGACGTCGACGCCGGCTTCCAGTTCTGGCAAATCATCCCCGAGATAACCGAGACGGGGCCCTACGAGAATGTCCTCCCCGTCTCGGAGTTGGTCCAGCGACTCTCGAAGACGGACAACAAACTCCCCATCGCCCCGTTCCTCACGAGCGGCGAGTATCTCGACGAGCAGACCGAGACGGTCCGGGCCTTCACCGACGCCTACCGCGACGCCGTCGACAAACTCGTCGAAGACGACGAAATCTGGGAGGAGATAAGCGAGGAGTTGATGTCCTATGACGACCCCGAGGTGATGCGCGCGGTGCGTGACGGGTGGCGCGACATGGTCGTCCGCGACTGGGACGAGGACAGCATCGACGGGATGTATCGCCTGTTCGACCATCTGAAAGCCGTCGCCGGTGCCGACGCACTCGGCGTCGAGGAGATTCCTGAAGGAACCTTCGAGGTGGACCCATGA
- a CDS encoding ABC transporter substrate-binding protein, with protein sequence MTDTVTFQLNWEPNGFQAPYFLARREGFYDDEGLDVEFVEGHGSPFAAEQTAKGRSDLGLSGGSAVLSVRSQGLEPLAVAAMSQKTPATIYSLRDVFGEAFTDPEQLRGRTVAPSATKTRILTLQLLEERGIRDEVEVKDVQKHTHHRVEHQLLDGDVDAAVGVVTNGKELEREHDRTADELLIGDYLDVYGMTVVTNPDFAASNPETIRSFLRATARGWELATNDPDRAVDALIDRNAQLEHNREVERMKFLASAEDLQFTEFVREAGWGHFDSRRWENLGEMLAETDLLESPVDPNEAWTNEYVDDSDPVIANYAERIGR encoded by the coding sequence ATGACCGACACCGTCACCTTCCAACTGAACTGGGAACCGAACGGCTTCCAAGCACCCTACTTCCTCGCGCGCCGCGAGGGCTTCTACGACGACGAGGGCCTCGACGTGGAGTTCGTCGAGGGTCACGGCTCTCCCTTCGCCGCCGAACAGACCGCCAAGGGGCGGAGCGACCTCGGCCTCTCTGGGGGGAGCGCCGTCCTCTCGGTCCGCAGTCAGGGCCTCGAACCGCTTGCCGTCGCCGCGATGAGTCAGAAGACGCCGGCGACTATCTACAGCCTTCGCGACGTCTTCGGTGAGGCCTTCACCGACCCCGAACAGCTTCGGGGCCGCACCGTCGCGCCGTCGGCGACCAAGACCCGCATCCTCACGCTCCAGTTGCTCGAAGAGCGGGGGATTCGCGACGAGGTCGAGGTGAAAGACGTACAGAAACACACCCACCACCGCGTCGAACACCAGTTGCTCGACGGCGACGTGGACGCCGCGGTGGGCGTCGTCACCAACGGGAAGGAACTCGAACGGGAACACGACCGGACGGCGGACGAACTCCTCATCGGGGACTACCTCGACGTCTACGGGATGACCGTCGTCACCAACCCCGACTTCGCGGCGTCGAATCCCGAGACGATTCGGTCGTTCCTGCGTGCGACCGCCCGCGGGTGGGAACTGGCGACGAACGACCCGGACCGCGCCGTCGACGCACTCATCGACCGCAACGCCCAGCTCGAACACAACCGCGAGGTCGAGCGAATGAAGTTCCTCGCGTCCGCCGAGGACCTCCAGTTCACGGAGTTCGTCCGCGAGGCGGGGTGGGGTCACTTCGATTCCCGTCGCTGGGAGAACCTCGGCGAGATGCTGGCGGAGACAGACCTCTTAGAGTCGCCGGTTGACCCCAACGAGGCGTGGACGAACGAGTACGTCGACGACTCCGACCCGGTCATCGCGAACTACGCCGAGCGAATCGGTCGCTAG